The genomic stretch AATAACGAGACATGAAAAGTTATATATTTATCTCAAAATAGAGAATctcataaagaaaaagcagaagtttcCCCTTCTCACCAGCTACAAGAACTAGAAATGCTTGCATGATAATAGATACGTGAGAACCTAAGCCTTTATCAGTCAAAACTTATTATGTCCTGGACTGAAATTCTTCACCACGTGTGACATTCATGCACCAAAATATCTACCAGCCTACAGCCCGGAATGCTTGCTTAAACTAGGAGAACCATATATAAGCCCCTGGCCTGCTCCTCTTGGGCTGGGGCTTGGACCATCTGTAAGCACCTTGGCCTCCAGCCTTTCTATTTCATCTTTCTACTGAAGcacaaaaatcactgaaatctCAAGTTCTGTAGTCTAGGAAGATCACTTCCAGTGAAAACATCTCAtggcataaaagaaaaaaagatggcaaGAACACAATGTAAAACAGTCCTTGTTTTGGCTTTGAGGAAGTTAGAAAACTCAGGAGGGCTGCAGATACAGATGCATCTGTTTAGCAGTTTCTACAGAAAGCAAATATAGAAGCAGCTTATGAAAAGTCAATGCCCGATCAGTAACTAAAAAGCAGACTGTTGGACAGTGTACTATATGCTTTgaggacagaaataaatacgTATTCTCTGCCTCCAAAACCAGTAGTTGCTCAAATTATGATTCATACTTGCCTCACCAGACACTGAAATACTAACAGACAGAATTAATCTGCTCTTTACTATATAATCTAGTATCCAATGATAAATATTCATAGCATTTGCATCTGCCTAAACATGATGACTACTTAAAACACTATGTTAATCTTTTCTTCACATGTCTACAGAAAGCAGGAAGATTAGCAGTTGATGAGAACATGCTGTCACTCCCCATACTCAGAGGATTCGGTGAAGAGAGGCAACATTCTAAGTCAAAGCCCAGAAACCCTGTTCCCACACATCTTAAGGCAATGAAAAGACTTTGCTGGAAGTTTGTATCTAAATATATGCTTGCACAGATTCCCAGCTCTTTCTTCTGGGCAAGTAGGTACATTCACTTCCTAATTCATCCAAAGTGCACTGCAGGATGAAACCCAGGTATTAATTTTGATACTGTTCTCTAATAGTATCTCAGGCCAAGTATGGCTACTTCACCAAGTAAAAAGTAAAGAGGCCTGAAACAGAGGAGTTAAGTTGTTGACTCTGTATAAGGGAccaaaactattagaaaagatGCTCAAATGACTCCATTTCCCCATCCTCAGATACGTTAAACAGCTGTCTATGGCACGAGATGACTACCACTTCATTCTCCAGTCTTGCTAAAGAGCTTTGACTTTTGCAAACCTTTCCCTTCACAGAAGGGGAGAGGTGAAGGTACAGGAGAAGCAAGAGAGAAGCCTCCCAAGATGACACTACCCTGTGCTCTCACCACATGATTATGTACAGTATAAGGCAAGCAAACCAAGCCAAACTCACTCCACTTCGGCGGGATGTCATGGCCACAACAGGAGACCACTGGTTGGTTCGAGGGTTGTATCTCTCAGCACTACTGAGCTCTGTCGTATCATCTCTGCCTCCCACAGCATATATCATGTCTTGGTATACTGCACAGCCCAGGTGCTTCCTCCTCGTCCCCATGGGTGCAATTGTGTGCCAACGGTTCTCCTGGGGATTGTAGCGTTCCACTGCAGAGGAAATGACACATCTTTGGACAACAGAGTTGGCAGGCAGTGGGGGTTATCACTTTTGAACCTGCATCCAAAGTACTGCTCAATCTGTAAAGACACTGCAACTTCCACAGACCAAAAATATGATGAAACAGTTCGTTATCTCACTCTAATGCTTTTCTTCTATAGAAGGCTTGCTATTCTCTCTCCAGCCCTACAACATCAATCACATTCAGCATCTTCACTCAAGAGTGAGCTGGCAATGCTACAAACTGACCTGCATTACCATCTTGCAGTAGTTTTACCTTTGGCACCTTCCTTCCTACAGCAGAAAAGGGCTACTGCAGGAAAGACAGATGTGCTTGCAACTGTTATGCAAATGATCAAAGTATTTTATTCAGGACACACTGCCAAATGCAgcatcaagaaagaaaaaaacccacacacaacTAGGTAATAGGTGCTCACAAACCTAGAGAGTGAATCGCTGTATGgtaaaaaacacatttaaagaagaaaaaacacacagcaaaTTGATGACCAATTTATTGAACAGCCATCTGGGGCCACTAAGGACAATGACAAGTGCTGACTGCAATGAGGGACAGCAAAAGGCATACCAGTATTGAGAGGAGAAGTCCCATCAGAGCCTCCCACAGCATAAAGGAAGCCCCCTAGCACAGCCACTGCAACTCCCAGGCGCCTGGTGCTCATGGAAGCCACTCGAgtccatttgttttctttgggatCATACCTGGCAAAAGAATGAACAACAAAGCTTAGTGAAGTGTTGACATCTTCACAAAGGGGCAGGAAGACCGACCTTATTCTCTCCAAACAAAAATCCCCTTAAGATTTGTACAGTACTTACCTCCTCTCCAGCTCATCTGCATCAACTGCACCTTCTAAGAAACCCTCTTCTCCCTGTGCcctactttttaatttaaataaaaaaaaaaaaaaaaaaaagtacctttcCACAATGTTGAGACAAGAGACACCATCCTGGCCACCCACAGCATAGAGGTAGCCCCCAAGAACTGCTACTCCAACACTGGTCCTGCAGGTGCTGGTTGGGGCCACATCACTGCTCCACTGATTTGTCTTCGGATCATACCtagaaaaacacacaaaccaGCACAAATTTCTTGTCTAGGTATGTTTCAGACTCCCCCGTGTTTGGGAACTACTAAGGCAGTGAAACTTGCCTATCTTGAGCTTAAACTGCAATACAGGTATTTGTAAGTTGGATAAAACCCCTGAGGTGATATAATGCACCCAATACATATTATTCCAGTGATGTTCAAACTGCAGCTTACGATGATTCAAACTGAGGATCAAATGTTCAGGTTCATAAGACAGCAAGTTACCAGGGACTGGCTGACATGTGGTAACTTGCATCTatgcaaaaagcagcagccagagtTACTCTGCTGTATGTTCTCTGCAGTTCACACAAGAACTCAGCCAGCACTAGGACCTGCACTTTGAGATAAAAGACAAAGGAACCAGATGGACTTGGGAATCCAGAGACAAGGAAATATGGTACATAGCAGAAAAGTGCAGGACATGGGAGATGTAAGGCTAGGGTCATGACTTGGGAAGCTGGGAGTACGCAAAGATAtatgggggaagaaggggaggcttgaggaggaaggaggtaTTTGTATAGCTTATTGGATTTGTTACAGGGCCAAGATTCAGAGTACTAGGAGTGCTTGAGTCACGTGGCTTTTAGGCATGGGGATTCCCATATGCAGCTCCCAGAAACAGGCAGTCTGGCAAAGCTTGTTTGATTTATGTCTTTCACAGGTCTAAAACTGACCCATATACCTTCTTCTGTATAAAAGTGCCAAGGTTCCTTAATTCTCTAATTACCACCCCACAATAAAATGCCAGGATATTTCCCTCAACATCTAAGAAATGCTTACTGTAACCTCACCCTCCTCAACAATGCTAAAAAACCAGCAATTGCAAAGAAGGTTAACCAGGATCATCACTCCTCCCATCAATTATATCCAGACCCATTTTTTACATATGCCTTCTTCATACCAAAGGCTATGTCTTGTCTTACTAAGCTGGGGATAACATGACACAAGCTGTTATGCATGAAGTCCTAGTTCAGCAGTAAACCAACACAATATTGAAGGGGTATGCAATGGAGGAGGAAATGTAGATAACGTAATAtaaatttcaggttttcagCAGAACAAGAACACAGCTAGCACAATGAACTCAATTTTTAGGAGGCTGCACCCAGGTTTAAACATTCAGAGTTAATATTTTGCACATTGGCCTCATGGAGACCTACCTTTCTACACTGTTAAGATAAGAGGAACCATCATGGCCTCCCACAGCATAGAGGAGATCATCCAGAACACTGACTCCAACGCCACAGCGTCTTTTGCTCATGGAAGCCACCATTCGCCACTCATTGGTTTGGGGGTCATAGCGCTCAACACTGGAAATTGCATCCCCACTACACCAGCCCCCGACTGTAGGAACCAAACACAAGAAATAGCGTCATAATAATGCACTGAGCTCACGTACCGTATGCGTGCCCAGTACAAATAATCCCTCCGGACTTTGTCAGCCTTAACCTAGTAGCCCCATCTCCGAGTTACTCATTCTCAAGATTATAATTAGAAGACAGAATGTGATTTTCAAGAGGATTAGCGTAAGTTTGGAAGTACTGTGGCATTCATAGCACCAAAGACATCACACAAGTAAGAAAGTGTAAGTTAACTCAAATCTCCAAATATTAATGCACAGGTCACTTCAGAAATATGTTGTAAAGACTAGCCTTATGGAACCACCAGCACCAGAAAACCCAGACTTGAATGCCCTGACCTAAGCCAGCAAGAGCTATATATACCTGCAAAGAGCACTTCTCCACAGCGTATGGGTTTGCGCGGTCTAGTTCTTGGTCCTTGCATCAGTGGCCGCTCTTGGGGCAACAGCAGATAGTTTTTAGCTTCATCCACTAGATCCCTGCGCAAGACAAGAAAATATTAATCCCCAAAGTTCACCTGATACCAGTCTCAGGAGAAGGTATGAATCAAAACCAATGGCAAGAGCAGCCAGCATTAGTCATGCACGCCAGGTATTCACAAACCACGTAAGTGCATGAATAGCTctagttaaaacatacactgtCACCTAAATACTCATCAGTTGTTTACAAGTCATTTACACAGCAACAGCAGTAGACCAGTATCAATATTTGGCCAGTTAATAATTGATATTGCTTGCTATAAAGACTGATAAAAAACTGTGACAAGAGACTTGTCAAGCTTActatgcagaaaagaaaaacccagacTGCCTCAAGCTAAAACTTAACAATCAGTTGTTTTGTCTAGGAACAAATCAGGAGCTGAAAAGCACACAAATACATAATACACACACATGACCAATAGATGGAGATAGTACCCTTCTGATGAATATTTTCTCCATCAGCTCTGGCCAGCTCACACTGTCCATCCATTCATGACTTGCCACCTGGACTAATCCTAATATTCCAAACccttgaacaaaacaaaaaagaaaaaaaaagtcctcctTCCCTCTACAAATGTGGAATTCCCCCACTATGAATGCTTATTCAGGAAGAGAACAGTTTAGCCTATCCCCTGAACTTTTTTACATTAAGCACAAGAAAAACTGCGTGCTTTACAGATGATACAGAACTCCCTAGAACTAGAAGACTCATACCATAAGATAAGGAAATAACAGTTTCCCTGCACTAGCATAGTGGGAAATAGCAGACTCTAATCCCAGAGTCCAATTCAGTTATCAAAAGTAGAGATTTTTGTACATACAGAAACTACTTTAAGTAATAATGAGATCATGAATGCCATGCAAGTGGTAAGCTGTAAATGGAAAGTAAGTGGAAAGGCCATGactagagaaacaaaaaaagtgaaatggaaaacaatacACTGAAGGGTATTTTACCAGCTGTGCACTCAAACTTTGctatttcactgaaaacttgAAAGAACACAAACACTTAtagggcacactgttgactaTTACACAAATAGAAAACATGCTTTCTTGCATCTCTTCTCCTCACAGTTGCAAAAGAGGAGATTGTGAGATATCACCCATTTACCACTGACAAATCAGCACAGTTTTAGAGAACAGATGCAAATAAGGCACCAAATACAACGAAATCCAATTCTGTAAATCAGTGAGGAGATTTACCGGCATTCCTCATCGCTTTTAATAAGTGGATCAGAGCCCACTGTACCCACAAGAAACTTGGGACTCAGCAGCGGTAGACGGACATGCTGCAGGACCTAAAACACAAAACGGAACGTGTATAGTAAACCACATATAGCCACAGAGAAGCAAGAAGCCAAATGGAAAACAACAGTGGCCAACCAGTTTTTACAAAAAGTTAGTAATTCTTCTGGCAAACATGCATGGCCATTTACACGTCCAAATCCTGGCATTTTAGTTAAATGCAGCTCATCTTACAGCACCTTTGCCTTTTCAATATATCAATTTAGATACCcagcagaaaaacagtatttgagaGGGGACAATCCACTGGATCTATTAACAGATGAAAACAAGGTCACAATTGAAAACCTTTACAAAATTACAGATGTCAATATATCTGCTTGAAACACTAGTTTAGTTAGAAGTTTTATCAACCATTTAGCTCTCTTAAATGTGACCAGTATTGTGCAGTAAATGAACAATAACAAATAACATGCCTTTCACAATGGCTTAGAATTTAGAGGCTCATGCAGGTATAGACAGAGGGGCCTAAAAAGGCACACAGTTATAAGAGCATTAAGAGCTACCTTGAGAACAGcagttttttctggtttggtttgtttatttaaaattattttcaaaagctttccaCTAAATAAAGTTGCATTTAATGTctatttgcaaagcagaaacactGAGGCAGGCAGACTCTCACCTCTTTTGATCAGAAAGCCTGAGACTTCAGAGGCTTTCCAGCTGACAGCTTTGTCAGAATGGGTGCTTCTCTGTGAAATGGCTTGGCTTAGATGAAGCATCGTATTTCAACAAAACCATTCTGACAAGCTCCAGTATAAGATCATGAGGGCTGAGGCATAAATCAAACAGCAGAGCTTAAAGATACACTGCAAATGAAGACAAGCTTTTTCTTATCCACTATGTTTTTTTTATACAACACTCAAAGCAATGCAGGCAGGTTTGTCTGGACAGACTACTGGAATGATCTAGTTTGGCAAGTCCTACCTGGAAACAATTCAACAAAGCCACTATTGAAGGCTCTAGCCACTGCACCTTCCAGCCCCGATGAAGGGAAAGTGCAAGCCACCTAACACAGGTGGAAGTCAGAGAGAATTACTGTGGCTTTGCATGCTTCAGAACTGTGACACTGCTGTGGCACCACCGTATCAGCCCTCTTTACTCTTCCCCTGGATAAAGCAGTCTCGAATGTTACTGCACTCAAGATTACCTGTGGCAGCTGGGGTCTTCTTTCCTGAATGCTGTATTTCACCCATGCCATCACCGCATTGAACACCTGCTCTTCACTGCGAACATTTAACTCATCACTGGATATAATGTCTATGAGCTGATTGGCAGGAAGCAGCATGAACTCCTCACTCTCCATTACCTGGTTaaatgggaaggggaaaaaaaaaaaaaagaaagtaaggaCAGTGGCCAAAGCACCACAGCCATTCACCACTCCAGCACTTCAGTACAACTCTGAAGTGGATACAGTCCACTTGAATTAGTCTAATGGACTGATCCAGTAAGTGCCAAATACCCACCACTGTTTTGACGTCAACACATGCGAAGGGTTTGCTGCACAGAGCAGAATGCAGTCCCTAGCAACACAACACAGACACCTTTAGATGGGTATACAAGTGAAAGGGAATTTTACGTAAAGTTTTTTTGTAGGACACTTTTAAAGCATTAAACCACTGATCAGGCTTcaaaatttaggaaaaacaaagccCTTCTTTAAAATCAGTCTCCTTATTTGCTGTGTCTAATacatgaagcagaaataaaaacgTCGCATAGGTGATAAATACATGACTGAAAAGTGGCATCGGAATAGAGGCTTTATTCACaagaaatccaaaacagagcacaaaaataaatgtctcaGAAACAAGTTACCAGAGGCATTGTAGAGAACATGGAAAGTCTTCCTGAATGCCAATTTgttgcagaacagaaaatatttcaggagaGGGTGATGGACTCATTTGATCCTGCCTCTTTCATTTGCTCTAAATATATACATGGAGTTTGCACAAGTCCAAATGCACTTAAGAGGGAATCAGAGCTTCCTAAGGCCCTAAGGACTGATCTCTTGTGAAATTCAAGCCACTGACAATCTGCAAACATGTTCATTCCTTCAGTACCCAAGATAGCGACCGAGTTTTTCAGGAGGCTTTAGCTGCCACTGGAGGACTGCTCACACAACACACCACAGAGCACATGTGAGTCAGCCTGCAACCGCCTTGAGAGGTTACAGAGCTCACGCACAACCACGTCTTCTGCACTGATACCAAGTAGATGGGAAAGATGCAAGAATCAAAATAAAGAGAACTGCAGAAATGGTTTGATTGATAACTGCCAGCTTGGCTTCCCTACAAGCACTCCCAGTCTGTAGCCTGTAATCTGAGAGCGACAGAAAATAACGAAGTATTGGCTTGTCTTTATCATTTGCAACCGCATTAGAATTCCAGGACTTATTTTATGATTTGCAgcataaatgaaagaaaaatacattctttgaCACGATCATCTCAACAGCAGTCAGCTGTGCAGTCCTTTTAATTACCTAAAGAAATTAAGAGCACTGAACAAATATACAAAAATTGCCAAGTATTGACAACAGCAAATACAGTTAAAAGGAACACAACAGACAGTGAGATCAGTTACCAGAGTTAGGTCTAGGATCCTGTAGGCTTTCAGGGGCAGTAAGAGCCACAGCAAGGTTAGCCCACACACTACTTCAGCCTTTGAGTAAGAACTGGGCTGGTCATTGAAGATCTTTATCAGCATTTGTACACAGTCTCCCTCCCTTCTACATAGACTAGCTTATGTCTAAACTTTACCCCACCAGTTTATAAGTGCAGCCTCAGACTCTGAAAACAGAGGCTCTGGAAATTTTTGTGTTAAGGATGGTCATCCAGACTCTCCCTTCCACCCTCAGAAAACCCACTTGCATGGATGGCAAACCAAGTTATTACTACTATGCAACTTGTTAGTTTACAtagtaaaacaaataattatttaaaatgctttggctTATTTTGGCTTAATTATCAGCACACTAATAATTATCTGACAAATATTAACGGTCTATTTGACTGACTTGCTTACTAAACAAGAGTTGGATGGGCTTCATTTCCTCCTACAGTATTCATGTGCATTACTGCATTTACAAACAGATAGAATAAATGTCAGAGTATACAATATGGAGTGCAATTTTTGTCTATTGATATAAAGTACAAGTTGTTCATCCTTAAGTATATTTTCTCCCTTCACACAGATGCCAgagaccaaacaaaaaaataagaaggCTGTTCTTGTACAGTGGAGTTGTTAATAGAACTATTTCACATTACATGCACAAGATTCACTAGGGGTTTTAGGCAACAAATTAAATTGAGGGGAATGGAAGActtggaaaaacattttacCAAGAAGTTAATGATGTAATGCAGCAATACACATAAAAATTAATAGAACTAGAGGTTAGCACAGCAGAGGACACGAAGCGATTCAGACTGCATTCAAAGTAACTGCATGGGTTGGCCTGATGCCTAGTGCTTAATATTTTACATTGCCTTTCAGGAAATTCTTCTCTCGCATTTCTTTTTGCCAGCTCAGAGGAACGATGACCATACAGCCTCTGTAGACGAGGGCACATTTTTATCAGTTTTCAGCCTCCACAGTGGAGGATGATTAAGTAGCCAAGTCACTGGCTTCCATCAGGGATTACCAATCCACTCTCCAGCTGGAAAATAATGGCGGAACACAATACAATCCCAGCAAGCAGCACCATTAAAGTTACCTGCAGAGAAACAGTGGCAGCAAAAAGAAGTGATCATAAAGGATGAAGAGCTGCAAAACTCCTGGGGCACTGAAAGGGACACCAAAACCTGCCCAGGCCAAAGAAACAGTGTTCTAATCTAAGCAATTTTTTCCAGAGGCAGTGATTCAGTTAAGTCAATTATAATTTGCACAATCTTTGAGGAGGAGAGTGTTTTCTCGACTCCAAAACTTTCCTCCTTCTGTGTTTTAACAGGGATAAGGAAGACAGGAAGCTATCTTTGAGggactgcaaaagcaaagaacCCCATCGCAGGCAGCTCTTAACAGACAGCTGCATATATTAAtgccaaaacatttaaaaacaaaattgttaCGCTGTTAAAGAGATATTTAGAGGCTTGTAAGCATGCCCTACTCATGTAATAATGAGAAAAGCACACATCTAACCATTAAAACGACCAAGCACTGAAAATAAACGACCATCTGGTTACCATCCTGCTACCCAAAAAAAcgcagaaggaaagaaatgcagagcaaGCACAGAGCACATGAAATGGCCAGCTAAAATGTAGGGCTTTTGGGAAATCACCAAGTTctacaaaaaaaccaagctcTCATCTTAAACAGCAAATTCTGTTTTGCTAGTCTTCATGGTTAGGAAAGACATATTTAATTGCAACTTTCAGAGTAAACTGATGTCACGTGTCTACAGTTAAATACCAAGTGTTGTCTTCAATGTGTCCAACAGTCAAGTTCAATAGTGTTTGCTTCTGGTCATAATTTTCTTAAGTACTACCTGACTGAAATTAATACAATTCCAATCTAtttcctgcagggaaaaaaaagtcagcaagcTGCAATCCATCACAGCACTTATATACTGCCACTTCTCTGGGGAAACTAAATTAGCATCAGGAGTCAATACTGGAGTTACTCCCTTTGGAAAGGATCTAGCTGTGAAGCAGGTGGAAATAAGAGATTTCTTCATAGCAGGCTACCTGTTCCAAGGGATGGAAGGGTGCAGTGTCTGGAAAAGGCAAGAGACAAATCTCTCTAGCAGGGGAACAGACCACGCCTAGAGAGTAGCTGCTTCCAAAACATACACAAATCCTTGCCCTTCCAACCAGGGCTCAGGAAAGACACCATTTAAAAGCGTTGGGCTCCTTTCTGCATCTGGGTGTAACAGTTAAATAAAGACCCACTCAGACTACTGCTCACAGAATCCTTAATTATTATGCTGATCTTTCCCTGAACCAGTTGCCAGCgattctttttccccaaaaaaccaTCTAGGCAGaattaacaaaggaaaagagactTGGGTTTATAAAGATCAGCTACAAAATTACACATTTGAATTACTTTCACACAACTTCTGCTGAATAATAGGTGCAAAACCGTAGTTCTGCTACAGCAAGGGAGTTGAAGACTCCACTGAGGCAGCTGTATGCTCCCCCATACACCCACATTTCCAATCCCTAAATTCAACACcaattttttcaatttttttggtTCTATTCATGTATTGTCCTTACTTTAACACCTGTCTCCCCTCCAATCCTGTAGAATgcagaacatttctgaaagggGAGTGGAATGTCACACCATTATGCAGCCATGTCAGCTATAAaatatatagatagatagatacaaTACCAAACTCCAACTACACCTGCAACCTTGCCTTCCATGTAGCACTCACCACACAACTCTAAGAGAAGAAATGCTGCAGATCATATACAAACTGCCAGTGCAACGCAGTCCTGCAAGTacctcttccctctttcttccccaaCTAATGGCTGGCACCCATCACTATTAGAGCACACAGCAGATGTAAAGGCAGGATTCGGAAAGAAGCACAAAATGAGAGCTGCCCAGGCTCTCACAGGACACCTTCACATGTTTTACACCATGATTCCAACATACTAGCTTCTTACCTCCTGAAAGTTATGCTGCGTGAACTTGTCAGCAATCCTCAGCAGTTCACGGCATGAGTGAGTGTCAGCAAAAGCTCGGATGCCCAGGCAATTGGAAGGGTCCAACTGTCTCTTAAGGAACTCGCAGCAGGCCTCCTGGATCTCAGCCAGCTGGAGAAGGCAAGCAGCTGGCAACAAGGTCTGGACATTTCCCTCTTCCACAGTGATCTGAGAGGTGTACGCAAAGTCAATCAGCAGTTCCATGGCCCTTTCGTCGATGTCTCTGATCACTACTTCTGTCTGCCGActctctgccagctccccagTGAACATGGCGCGGAAGTAGGGGCTGCAGGCTGACAGAATCACTCTGTGGGCATAGATCTTCTTCGCACCAACTACTAGCACCACATCGCACAACTCCCGGTGCTTCCGGAGAAGATTGATGACTTCCAAAGTTTGTCGAGGGTGCTTGTCAGAGATGTAGGGCATGCGA from Pelecanus crispus isolate bPelCri1 chromosome 5, bPelCri1.pri, whole genome shotgun sequence encodes the following:
- the KLHL20 gene encoding kelch-like protein 20; amino-acid sequence: MDGKPMRRCTSTRPGETGMDVTSRCTLGDPNKLPEGVPQPARMPYISDKHPRQTLEVINLLRKHRELCDVVLVVGAKKIYAHRVILSACSPYFRAMFTGELAESRQTEVVIRDIDERAMELLIDFAYTSQITVEEGNVQTLLPAACLLQLAEIQEACCEFLKRQLDPSNCLGIRAFADTHSCRELLRIADKFTQHNFQEVMESEEFMLLPANQLIDIISSDELNVRSEEQVFNAVMAWVKYSIQERRPQLPQVLQHVRLPLLSPKFLVGTVGSDPLIKSDEECRDLVDEAKNYLLLPQERPLMQGPRTRPRKPIRCGEVLFAVGGWCSGDAISSVERYDPQTNEWRMVASMSKRRCGVGVSVLDDLLYAVGGHDGSSYLNSVERYDPKTNQWSSDVAPTSTCRTSVGVAVLGGYLYAVGGQDGVSCLNIVERYDPKENKWTRVASMSTRRLGVAVAVLGGFLYAVGGSDGTSPLNTVERYNPQENRWHTIAPMGTRRKHLGCAVYQDMIYAVGGRDDTTELSSAERYNPRTNQWSPVVAMTSRRSGVGLAVVNGQLMAVGGFDGTTYLKTIEVFDPDANTWRLYGGMNYRRLGGGVGVIKMTHCESHIW